From a region of the Candidatus Zixiibacteriota bacterium genome:
- a CDS encoding DUF177 domain-containing protein, with amino-acid sequence MKLRLREYDTFPVRTCLEADPDSFEIVFDGVCGVREVTVDLDIQRSGDEFFCQADVRAVLILECARCLGHYDAELTTTMNFVVCSEVVFNELRKEAEDAEEYVFCVGDSQEADISNVVRQAIITAVPMLPLCAEDCRGLCPQCGANRNLHDCDCGQEVIDERWEGLRDLQDK; translated from the coding sequence ATGAAATTGCGCCTGCGGGAATATGATACCTTTCCCGTCCGAACCTGCCTGGAGGCGGACCCTGACTCTTTTGAGATTGTTTTTGATGGAGTTTGCGGCGTACGGGAGGTGACAGTCGATCTGGATATTCAAAGATCCGGCGACGAGTTTTTCTGTCAGGCGGATGTGCGAGCAGTTCTGATACTGGAATGTGCACGTTGCCTGGGACATTACGATGCCGAATTGACGACAACGATGAACTTTGTTGTCTGTTCGGAGGTTGTATTTAATGAGTTACGAAAAGAAGCCGAGGATGCGGAAGAGTATGTCTTCTGCGTCGGCGACAGTCAAGAGGCCGACATCAGCAATGTGGTTCGGCAGGCCATTATAACGGCGGTGCCGATGTTGCCGCTGTGTGCGGAAGACTGTCGGGGACTATGTCCCCAATGTGGCGCGAATCGCAACCTCCATGATTGCGATTGCGGCCAGGAAGTAATTGATGAAAGATGGGAAGGTCTCCGAGACCTTCAGGATAAATGA
- the atpG gene encoding ATP synthase F1 subunit gamma, with the protein MPTLRDVQNRIRSVKSTRRITSAMEMVAAAKLRRAQQRVEEARPYAVKMDEMLSNLAAGSTGEVIHPYFEKRDVKKKTLVVVSADRGFCGGFNSNIIRRATAWLNDNKDFETELVLVGKKGNDYFKRRTFPIVEFYGDWGGSLDYDKAKMLVNYLTTRFVQGETDEISLLYTRFVSMVKFKATMEEYLPIAPPEANEDDAAGMADYIFEPNAQRIYAALMPGYATTKMVTALADSFASEHGSRMIAMNAATTNAGEMIDNLTLDYNKARQGQITKELLEVVSGAEALKG; encoded by the coding sequence ATGCCAACCCTTCGCGACGTACAAAACAGAATCCGGTCGGTCAAATCGACCCGACGCATTACCAGCGCTATGGAAATGGTCGCAGCCGCCAAGCTGCGCCGTGCCCAGCAACGGGTAGAGGAAGCTCGCCCATACGCTGTCAAGATGGACGAGATGTTGTCCAATCTGGCCGCTGGTTCGACCGGTGAAGTAATCCATCCCTACTTCGAGAAACGGGATGTAAAGAAGAAGACGCTGGTTGTGGTTTCTGCCGACCGCGGTTTCTGCGGCGGTTTCAACTCGAATATCATTCGCCGTGCAACTGCCTGGCTCAACGATAACAAGGATTTCGAGACCGAACTGGTCCTGGTCGGCAAGAAGGGCAATGATTATTTCAAACGGCGCACATTTCCTATCGTCGAGTTCTATGGTGATTGGGGTGGGTCACTTGATTATGACAAGGCAAAGATGCTGGTCAATTATCTGACTACTCGTTTTGTGCAGGGTGAGACGGATGAAATCTCGCTGTTGTACACTCGCTTTGTGTCGATGGTGAAGTTCAAGGCGACGATGGAGGAGTATCTCCCCATCGCACCACCTGAGGCGAATGAAGACGATGCCGCCGGTATGGCTGACTATATTTTCGAGCCGAATGCACAGCGTATCTATGCCGCTCTTATGCCCGGCTATGCGACGACAAAAATGGTTACCGCCCTGGCTGACTCGTTTGCCAGTGAACACGGTAGCCGAATGATTGCCATGAACGCGGCGACTACCAACGCCGGTGAAATGATAGATAATCTGACTCTGGACTACAACAAAGCACGTCAGGGACAGATCACTAAGGAACTGCTCGAAGTTGTCTCCGGAGCGGAGGCACTCAAGGGTTAG
- the rpmF gene encoding 50S ribosomal protein L32: MPLPKRRHSRTRGRKRRTHWKLAVPNVVDCPHCHSPRLPHHVCTTCGYYNGRQIIPAKDA; the protein is encoded by the coding sequence ATGCCACTTCCCAAGCGAAGGCACTCGCGGACACGGGGTCGCAAACGGCGGACCCATTGGAAACTTGCTGTCCCCAACGTGGTGGATTGTCCCCACTGTCACAGTCCCCGGTTGCCGCATCATGTATGCACAACCTGCGGCTACTATAATGGACGCCAGATTATTCCGGCCAAGGACGCCTGA
- the atpD gene encoding F0F1 ATP synthase subunit beta: MAENIGKVVQVIGPTVDCEFRSDALPNILNAVKIVDKEKEIDLTVEVAMHVGDNIVRCVALASTDGLVRGMEAVDVGTTITVPVGEKVLGRVFNLLGQTIDAKGDLPAETQRLPIHREAPSFEEQSIHAEMFETGIKVIDLLEPYLKGGKVGMFGGAGVGKTVIIQELIHNIATQHGGYSVFCGVGERTREGNDLWLEMTESGVIERTAMVFGQMNEPPGSRLRVALSGLTMAEYFRDEAGQDVLLFIDNIFRFVQAGSEVSALLGRMPSAVGYQPTLGTEMGGLQERITSTTSGSITSVQAIYVPADDLTDPAPATTFSHLDATTVLSRQIAELGLYPAVDPLDSTSRILDPGVVGEEHYQVAREIQVTLQRYKNLQDIIAILGMDELSEEDREIVQRARKIQRFLSQPFFVAEAFTGTEGRYVKIEDTIKGFKMILSGELDHIPEQMFYMVGGIEEVLERHEKTKS, encoded by the coding sequence ATGGCTGAAAACATTGGAAAGGTTGTTCAGGTTATCGGTCCAACCGTCGATTGCGAGTTTCGCTCCGACGCTTTGCCGAATATCCTGAATGCCGTCAAGATCGTCGATAAGGAAAAAGAGATCGACCTTACGGTCGAGGTTGCGATGCACGTGGGCGACAATATCGTTCGTTGCGTAGCGCTGGCGTCTACTGACGGCCTGGTGCGCGGTATGGAGGCGGTCGATGTTGGCACCACCATCACTGTGCCGGTTGGCGAAAAAGTGCTGGGGCGTGTCTTCAACCTTCTGGGACAAACGATCGACGCCAAAGGCGATCTCCCTGCTGAAACCCAACGTCTGCCGATTCACCGTGAAGCTCCCTCTTTTGAGGAGCAATCCATTCATGCTGAGATGTTTGAAACGGGTATTAAGGTCATTGACCTGCTTGAGCCGTACCTCAAGGGCGGCAAAGTTGGTATGTTCGGTGGCGCCGGGGTGGGCAAAACGGTTATCATTCAGGAGCTGATCCACAACATCGCCACTCAGCACGGCGGCTACTCGGTGTTCTGCGGAGTAGGTGAACGTACTCGTGAAGGTAACGATCTCTGGTTGGAAATGACCGAATCGGGCGTTATCGAGCGGACTGCTATGGTCTTTGGCCAGATGAACGAACCTCCCGGCTCGCGTTTGCGGGTGGCATTGTCCGGTCTCACTATGGCCGAATATTTCCGCGATGAGGCGGGGCAGGACGTACTGCTGTTTATTGATAATATTTTCCGCTTTGTCCAGGCTGGCTCCGAAGTATCGGCTCTGTTGGGACGTATGCCTTCGGCTGTAGGTTATCAGCCTACGCTTGGAACTGAGATGGGTGGTCTTCAGGAACGAATTACCTCCACGACCTCCGGTTCTATCACATCGGTACAGGCCATTTATGTGCCGGCCGACGATTTGACTGATCCAGCCCCGGCGACTACCTTCTCACATCTGGACGCCACCACCGTGTTGTCGCGTCAGATTGCTGAACTGGGTCTATACCCGGCTGTTGATCCACTGGATTCAACGTCGCGTATTCTCGATCCGGGTGTTGTAGGCGAAGAGCATTACCAGGTAGCTCGTGAGATTCAGGTGACACTCCAACGCTACAAGAATCTTCAGGACATTATCGCTATTCTTGGTATGGACGAGCTCTCAGAGGAAGACAGAGAGATCGTACAGAGAGCACGCAAAATCCAGCGCTTCCTATCGCAGCCGTTCTTCGTAGCGGAGGCGTTCACCGGCACCGAAGGCCGGTATGTCAAGATCGAAGATACCATTAAGGGCTTCAAGATGATTCTGAGCGGTGAGCTGGATCACATCCCCGAGCAGATGTTCTACATGGTCGGTGGTATTGAGGAAGTTCTGGAACGTCACGAGAAAACAAAGAGCTAA
- the plsX gene encoding phosphate acyltransferase PlsX: protein MTIEGKHTIVLDVMGSDSGPAEIIHGGIEAARRLPESLHVMLIGLETVIREVLDDCPDRPNNMSVVHADREVPMTISATEGVRMRDSSIAIGMRQLKVGEAEAFVSPGNTGAVMATALLTLGRLEGVSRPAITTLFPTSAGRPIVVLDVGANVDCKPLHLSQFAVMGSVYSSVVFDLEAPRVGLISIGEERSKGNELIFKASELLRDSDLNFVGNIEGRDILSGSVDVAVTDGFTGNILLKFAESIKPMFVGAMQRQVQTNVFSRIGATLLLPFLRRMRSLFDYSESGGAPLLGLNGNVIICHGSSSSKAIANAVVLAHNMVAKGIRERICRELKNNQFGHLNGSQDKSKNNRHGVVCSATADDQR from the coding sequence ATGACAATCGAAGGCAAACATACAATTGTTCTTGATGTGATGGGCTCCGACAGCGGTCCCGCTGAGATTATCCATGGCGGCATTGAAGCGGCTCGTAGATTACCGGAGTCGCTCCATGTAATGTTGATCGGCCTTGAGACAGTTATCCGGGAAGTTCTCGATGACTGTCCTGACCGTCCGAACAATATGTCCGTTGTTCATGCCGACCGTGAGGTGCCGATGACTATCTCAGCCACCGAAGGAGTGCGCATGCGCGACAGTTCAATCGCCATTGGCATGCGACAACTTAAGGTCGGGGAGGCTGAGGCATTTGTGTCGCCCGGCAATACCGGGGCGGTGATGGCTACCGCTCTCTTGACCCTGGGTCGCCTCGAAGGTGTCAGTCGCCCGGCAATTACCACCCTGTTCCCGACTTCCGCCGGAAGACCGATTGTCGTACTTGATGTTGGTGCTAATGTCGATTGCAAACCGCTACATCTGTCACAATTTGCGGTCATGGGATCGGTTTATTCGAGCGTCGTTTTTGATCTTGAGGCTCCGCGAGTTGGACTGATATCTATTGGAGAAGAACGCAGCAAAGGAAACGAACTGATTTTTAAGGCCAGCGAGTTACTTCGGGACTCAGACTTGAACTTCGTTGGCAATATCGAAGGGCGTGATATCCTCTCCGGAAGTGTAGATGTAGCGGTGACAGATGGGTTCACGGGCAACATCCTGTTGAAGTTTGCCGAATCTATCAAGCCGATGTTTGTCGGCGCAATGCAACGCCAGGTACAGACCAATGTTTTTTCGCGGATTGGGGCCACGTTGTTATTACCATTCTTGCGGAGAATGAGAAGTCTGTTTGACTATTCCGAATCGGGCGGTGCACCGTTGTTGGGATTGAACGGCAATGTCATTATCTGCCACGGTTCATCCAGCTCAAAGGCAATTGCCAATGCCGTTGTCCTGGCGCACAACATGGTGGCCAAGGGCATCCGGGAGCGAATCTGCCGCGAGTTGAAAAACAATCAATTTGGACACCTTAATGGTTCACAAGATAAGAGCAAAAATAATCGGCACGGGGTCGTATGCTCCGCCACGGCGGATGACCAACGCTGA
- the atpC gene encoding ATP synthase F1 subunit epsilon, translated as MFLLSIVTPEKVFFEAEIKSLVVPGTEGYLGVLSNHAPLITGLIPGRVEFRDADDKVNLMAVSGGFLEVSNNKASILAEAVERADEIDIERAQAAYEREKNRLISAGKGETDIDLPSARAAVERARNRIKVYKEGSGS; from the coding sequence ATGTTTCTACTTTCGATAGTTACGCCGGAAAAGGTCTTCTTCGAGGCGGAAATCAAGTCACTGGTGGTCCCCGGTACGGAAGGGTATCTGGGGGTTCTGTCCAACCATGCGCCCCTGATAACCGGTCTCATTCCAGGGCGCGTGGAGTTTCGGGATGCCGATGACAAGGTCAACCTGATGGCCGTCTCGGGAGGTTTTCTCGAGGTTTCCAACAACAAGGCCTCGATTCTCGCCGAAGCGGTCGAACGAGCAGACGAGATTGATATCGAACGCGCTCAGGCAGCCTATGAACGGGAGAAGAACAGGCTGATATCCGCCGGAAAAGGCGAGACCGATATCGACCTGCCGTCGGCGAGAGCAGCCGTGGAAAGAGCCCGTAACCGAATAAAGGTGTACAAAGAAGGCTCCGGATCCTGA